TTTCAACAGGAATACCTACGAATTGCTCATATTGAAATGGCTCATCAAACTCAAAATCAATTACAATATCTGTGTCGTAATCTTCATTGTAAACATCATTTTCAAAGAAGGTGTTTTTGGTTACCCAATCTCTGCCAAGAACTCTATAAATAGCACTCAGTATGTTACTTTTACCACAGTTGTTAGCACCAATCAAAGCATTAACCTGTTCAAGATTTAACTCCAAAGGTTCTTTTATTGAACGAAAACCTTGTATGCATACTTTTCTAATTCTCATACTGCCAATGCTTTTTCAGTTTTCATTTCCCCTGCAAATGCTTTTTGTAGGATTGATTTTTTTAGTTCTTCTAAGTCAGTAAGTTTCTTTTGGTAGATTGATTCCAATTTTTGGGATTCGTTGTAAATCGCATCAAGTTGTTGAACAATCTCTAATTGCTTTGCTATCGGGGGAAAAGATACAATCACATCATCAAGCATATACCTTGTTATTTGGTTTATCATTGTGTTTTCTCCACCACTTATTTGTTTTTTAAAGTCTAATGATTTGAAGAACCATAGTAAGTATGGGTTGTATTCGCTACGGATTATCATCATAAATGTTCCGAAAGTCATTTGTTCGGGTAGATTAACTATTGGAGCAGTCTTGCCTACCAATCTTTTACTACCATTTCGACTGCACATTAAAATATCCCCATCTCTAACAATGATTTTCTCTTTCACAGCAGAAGTCACACGAACAATGTCGGTAAAGTCTAATTTGTCATCTTGAATATTGGATGAACGCAAAACAATTATACCCTTATCGCTTACATCTTTAGGGGAATATGTTAATCCATTAAAATATTCAGCAACGTCTTTTAATTTCTTTTCTTCCCATCCTTCTTCTTTGTTGGTGAAATATTTGTGCAAAAAAACATCTAAAAGTTCTTTGGCGTTGTTGAGGTTTTGTTCGGCATTGGCTTTTGCCTTGGCTATGGCGGCAAAGGCTTCATCTAAAATGGAAACAATGCGTTTTTGTTCGGGAAGAGATGGAAGGGGGATTTCAATTTGCTTTAAAATAGCAACAGAGGCAACATTCTGAATTGCTGCACCACCTGAATATTCTTTCAAACTCTCTTGAAAGCTTTCACTTTGCATCCATAATTTTAAAAATACAGTTGATATTTTTTAGATGGAGTAAGTTTAATAATGCCTGATTGATAATTCTTTTTTGATATTTTCAGGAACAATAGCAATTTTACCCATTTCCCAGAACAGCTCATAATTATATCACCCGAGTTTAATTCAAAGCGTTTCATTTCATTGAATCACTTTTTTTTTTCATCAATGAAATATCTTATATCATCAAACAGGATCGTAAATAGCGTGTTGCTGTTCATAAACTGCGTAAACCTTCGGGCTTGTAAAATTATTTTTTTCAAACTACCGCCAAATGGTCCACGCACAAAACCACATATATCACCTAATTTTTTTCTCTCAACCTTTTTTCATATCAGTTTAAAATTGAGTTTAAAATTTCAGCACTTTCTTCGTCCAATGCTTTAATTTCTTCCAAAATGGCTTGCGGTTGGCGAAGAGCTGCTTCTTTTTTTTTTGTTGGGTTTTTTAACGCTCAGGTCAAAAGTACTTTGGTCAATGTCTTTGATGTTTACTGTCCATGAGTTTTCACTATCGGCAAAGGTTTTTTGCAGTGCTATAAATTCTGCCAAATCGTTTACATTGAGCGGATTGGTCTTGCCCAAATTGCGGTCGAGGTTCAACTGGTAAAACCAAAGCTTTTGCGTGGGTTTGCCTTTTTCAAAAAATAACACTACGGTTTTTACTCCTGCACCGGTAAATGTTCCACCCGGCAAATCCAAAACGGTGTGCAGATTGCAGTTTTCCAACAAAGTTTTGCGTATGGCAACGGTGGCATTGTCGGTATTGCTCAAAAAAGTGTTTTTAATTACTACACCTGCCTTGCCACCTGCTTTCAAAATTTTAATAAAATGCTGCAAAAAAAGTGAAGCGGTTTCGCCTGTTTTAATCGGGAAGTTTTGTTGCACTTCGGCACGTTCCTTTCCACCAAATGGGGGATTGGCAAGCACTACATCATAACGGTCTTTTTCCTGTATATCGGCAAGGTTTTCGGCAAGTGTGTTGGTGTGTATGATGTTGGGAGCTTCCACGCCGTGCAAAATCATATTCATAATGCCGATGATATACGCCAGCGATTTTTTCTCTTTGCCGTAAAAGGTGCGTTTTTGAAGTATCTCGGTTTCTTTGGTAGAAAGTGATTTACTGTTTTTTAGATAGTCGAACGCTTCACAAAGGAAGCCCGCAGAACCTACTGCACCGTCATAAATTTTGTCGCCAATTTTTGGGGCAACCACTTTTACAATGGTTGTAATGAGCGGTCGGGGTGTGTAATATTCGCCACCGTTTCGCCCTGCATTGCCCATGTTTTTGATTTTGTCTTCGTACAGATGGCTCATTTCGTGCTTTTCTGCATGGGTACGGAAACGCAATTCGTCAATACGATTAATCACTTCACGCAAATTGTAACCGCTTTGTATGCGGTTTTTCAGTTCACTGAAAATCTCGCCAATTTTGTATTCAATGGTGTCGGCACTCTCGGCACTAAGTTTAAACTTTTTGAGGTATGGAAACAGTTTGTTGTTTACAAAGTCGGTGAGGTCATCGCCTGTGAGTGCGTTATGGTCAATTTTTAATGCTCCGTTTCCGTTTGTAATTTTTGGGGCAGCCCAATTATTCCATTGATATTCTTTGTCAATTATGGTAGTGTAGGTTTTACCTGTCAATTCGGCTGCTGTGGCACGGTCACGCTCCAAGTCGTCCAAATATTTCAGGAACAATACCCACGAAGTTTGCTCTACATAATCTAATTCGCTTCCACAACCAGCATCTTTGTGCAATATGTCGTCAATATTCTTAAAAGTTTGTTCAAACATTATTTAATCCTGTCTTAAAATCATTATCAATAAACGCAAATGTACCAATTTCTACTGGTGCGGTGGCAAAAAAACTGCTCTTTTGTCCCGTTGAAAAATCAGGATTCAGTTTTGTGGGTTGGCTGTTTATTATATCGTTTTTCTTCTTTGTCTTTTTGCAGCAAATTTTTCACTGTCGCACGGTCTTACTACGATTGTGTACAACACCCGGCCATGATATTTAAAAATTCATTCAGGCTGATGACTTTGATACCTGTTTCTTTAAATTCTTTGATTTTTTGCTCTTTTATCATCTTGTCATCGGCTACCACCGCCTCGTCGATAACAACTATATTGTAACCCCTGTTTTGCGCAGCCATAATTGTGCTGTTGACACATTTAGCTGCATCCAGGCCCGTAATATACAGCTGGTTGATGCCGTTTTTGATTAAAAAACTGTCAAGCTCCGGATTGCTGAAAGCATCGTTTTTTTGTTTTGAAAAAATATGATTGCCTGAAACATTCAACCGTTTGTCGAGCGCCACACCCTGACTGCCTTTTTTCATGGAACTGTTCAGCAAATTGATGATTACATCGCTTACTTCGCTGCGAATGTAAACGATTGGAATCTCATTACAGGCAGCAGCGGCCGTAATGATGTTGACATTATATATCAGCGAATCGGCAAGTATTTTATAGGCTTCAAGGTTTGAAACCTTACCTGTAATGCCTTCCTGAATGTCAATTACCATGATGGCTGCCCTGGGTTGTGATGTTTGTACAACTGGCCTCCCTTCTGATATTTTACAGGCTTTTTGAGTGAAA
This Lentimicrobiaceae bacterium DNA region includes the following protein-coding sequences:
- a CDS encoding restriction endonuclease subunit S, which codes for MQSESFQESLKEYSGGAAIQNVASVAILKQIEIPLPSLPEQKRIVSILDEAFAAIAKAKANAEQNLNNAKELLDVFLHKYFTNKEEGWEEKKLKDVAEYFNGLTYSPKDVSDKGIIVLRSSNIQDDKLDFTDIVRVTSAVKEKIIVRDGDILMCSRNGSKRLVGKTAPIVNLPEQMTFGTFMMIIRSEYNPYLLWFFKSLDFKKQISGGENTMINQITRYMLDDVIVSFPPIAKQLEIVQQLDAIYNESQKLESIYQKKLTDLEELKKSILQKAFAGEMKTEKALAV
- a CDS encoding cysteine hydrolase gives rise to the protein MKKVLLWIALSLILLAGATAGYLYVFTQKACKISEGRPVVQTSQPRAAIMVIDIQEGITGKVSNLEAYKILADSLIYNVNIITAAAACNEIPIVYIRSEVSDVIINLLNSSMKKGSQGVALDKRLNVSGNHIFSKQKNDAFSNPELDSFLIKNGINQLYITGLDAAKCVNSTIMAAQNRGYNIVVIDEAVVADDKMIKEQKIKEFKETGIKVISLNEFLNIMAGCCTQS